One Hevea brasiliensis isolate MT/VB/25A 57/8 chromosome 5, ASM3005281v1, whole genome shotgun sequence genomic region harbors:
- the LOC131180175 gene encoding uncharacterized protein LOC131180175, whose amino-acid sequence MDPLKYLFEVPTLVGKLAKWLVLLSEFDIVYETRKTIKGRVVAEFLSENPVNEEEEVETAFPDESLKLVEVQPWKMYFDGVMNKSGRCRVVLEAPNGEQLLMSKRLCFPTTNNIAEYEACICGLEALIAVGAKKVEVFGDSMLVVSHIKGEWELKEEKLRPYRYAKKLLFSFEEVTMKHMPRA is encoded by the coding sequence ATGGATCCTTTAAAGTACCTATTTGAAGTACCGACGCTAGTTGGAAAATTGGCCAAATGGTTGGTCCTACTGTCTGAATTTGATATTGTGTATGAGACTCGAAAAACTATCAAAGGGCGTGTAGTGGCCGAATTTCTTtctgaaaatccagttaatgaAGAGGAAGAAGTCGAAACAGCCTTCCCGGATGAGAGTCTCAAGCTAGTAGAGGTCCAGCCATGGAAAATGTACTTTGATGGGGTCATGAATAAAAGCGGGCGATGCAGGGTAGTTTTGGAAGCACCGAATGGAGAACAATTGTTAATGTCAAAAAGGCTATGTTTCCCAACCACTAATAATATTGCAGAATATGAGGCTTGCATTTGTGGCCTAGAGGCATTAATAGCTGTTGGGGCTAAAAAAGTGGAGGTGTTTGGAGATTCAATGCTAGTAGTTTCCCATATTAAAGGTGAAtgggaattgaaagaagaaaagttgaggccATACAGGTATGCTAAGAAACTATTATTTAGCTTTGAGGAAGTGACAATGAAGCACATGCCTAGAGCTTAG
- the LOC110660118 gene encoding MLO-like protein 3, whose translation MISWIMAAGDSSSGSLEYTPTWALATVCFVFISISIVIEHIFHLLTNWLKSRRKTALSEAVVKLKSELMLLGFISLMLAVTQESISKICIPTKIADSMLPCRKEIESETIKVKEYEHFVKRLAGNWSLLAKVQRHHRILADDEADETSADSDDPCSSKGKVSLIAEDGIHQLHIFIFVLAVMQIVYSVLTMALGRAKMRRWKAWENETQTTEYQVANDPNRFRFARQTTFGRRHITSYKETSAYLWTKCFFRQFFNSVAKVDYLTLRHGFISAHMSTLNNNFNFQQYIQRSLDEDFKIVVSISPLMWLLVVIFMLVDVRGWKVFVWISYIPLLVVLILGTKLEVIVERMAMHINEQNSVIIGTPLVQPNDNLFWFGRPQFVLTLLHYTLFLNAFELAFFIWVTIEFGLDSCYHEHTVVVVARVVLAVTVQVLCSYITLPLHALVTQMGSEFKSKVVEEQVAQIIKQWHEEVRERRKKQEKSLQSLRDTSNLSADWSFRNMRSPTENSRLENNYSEREIAQV comes from the exons ATGATCAGTTGGATTATGGCAGCAGGAGATTCATCAAGTGGTTCACTCGAATATACACCAACATGGGCACTTGCCACTGTTTGCTTTGTGTTCATCTCCATTTCCATTGTTATAGAGCACATCTTCCATCTCCTCACCAAC TGGCTTAAGAGCCGTCGAAAAACTGCTCTGAGTGAAGCGGTGGTCAAGCTCAAATCAG AGTTGATGCTGTTGGGTTTCATTTCACTGATGTTGGCAGTGACTCAAGAATCTATATCTAAAATCTGCATACCCACCAAGATTGCAGACTCTATGCTTCCATGTCGCAAAGAGATTGAATCAGAAACCATCAAAGTGAAAGAATATGAGCACTTTGTGAAAAGATTGGCTGGGAATTGGTCATTGTTAGCTAAAGTTCAAAGGCACCATAGAATATTAGCGGATGATGAGGCTGATGAAACTAGTGCAGATTCTGATGATCCCTGCAGTTCAAAA GGAAAGGTTTCTTTAATAGCAGAAGATGGGATCCACCAGCTTCACATATTCATCTTTGTGCTAGCAGTTATGCAAATTGTGTACAGTGTTCTAACTATGGCTTTGGGCAGGGCCaag ATGAGACGCTGGAAAGCTTGGGAGAATGAGACTCAAACAACTGAATACCAAGTTGCTAATG ATCCAAATCGATTTAGATTTGCAAGACAAACAACATTTGGAAGACGACACATAACAAGTTACAAAGAAACATCAGCATATTTATGGACT AAATGCTTTTTCAGACAATTCTTTAATTCAGTGGCAAAAGTTGATTATCTCACCTTGAGACATGGATTTATCTCG GCTCACATGTCAACATTGAACAACAACTTCAATTTCCAACAATACATACAACGATCCCTGGACGAAGATTTTAAGATCGTGGTTAGCATCAG CCCTTTAATGTGGCTTCTAGTTGTCATTTTCATGTTGGTCGACGTACGTG GTTGGAAAGTATTTGTTTGGATATCCTATATTCCACTATTG GTGGTGCTGATTCTGGGAACCAAACTTGAAGTCATTGTTGAACGAATGGCTATGCACATCAATGAACAAAACAGTGTGATTATTGGCACCCCTCTTGTTCAACCAAATGATAATCTCTTCTGGTTTGGACGCCCCCAATTTGTTCTTACTCTCCTGCATTATACTCTATTTCTG AATGCATTTGAACTTGCCTTCTTCATTTGGGTTACG ATAGAATTTGGGTTGGATTCATGTTACCATGAGCACACTGTAGTCGTGGTCGCAAGGGTGGTGTTAGC GGTAACAGTTCAAGTACTTTGCAGCTACATCACTCTTCCCCTCCATGCACTTGTCACACAG ATGGGGTCAGAATTCAAGAGCAAGGTAGTAGAGGAGCAAGTGGCACAAATTATAAAGCAATGGCATGAAGAAGTGAGGGAAAGAAGGAAGAAACAAGAAAAATCTTTACAATCTTTAAGGGATACTTCTAATTTGTCTGCAGACTGGAGCTTCAGAAATATGCGTAGTCCTACTGAAAATTCAAGACTTGAAAACAATTACAGTGAAAGAGAAATCGCTCAAGTATAA
- the LOC110660119 gene encoding MLO-like protein 12, producing the protein MAAEAGSRSLEETPTWAVAVVCFVLVSISIFIEYIIHSIGKWLTKRQKRALYEALEKIKSELMLLGFISLLLTVGQGPITKICIPKSIGDTWHPCNKKQESKLNNQRKLLSNSSSGSNGSDRRVLAADGDNKCASKGKVPFVSAEGIHQLHRFIFVLALYHVIYCIITLALGRAKMRKWKKWEKETRTADYQFSHDPERFRFTRDTSFGRRHLNSWSHSSILLWVVCFFRQFFRSVLKVDYLTLRHGFIIAHLAPHSQIKFDFHNYIKRSLEEDFKDVVGISPIMWLFAVVFLLFNTHGWYSYLWLPFVPLIVILLVGTKLQVIITKMGLRIQERGEVVKGTPLVEPGDDLFWFNRPRLLLYLIHFVLFQNAFQLAFFAWSWYEFGLKSCLHEHPEDIVIRITMGLIIQILCSYVTLPLYALVTQMGSTMRPTIFNERVAKALRSWHQAARKHIKQSRHSGSVTSTVPGSSAPSRSMSPAHLLRNYRCDPDSVQTFPRMSNLFDTEACEMDSPQDRNHHCPELSSTYIPPVRNANRSQLRIEIETSDFSFDESGRK; encoded by the exons ATGGCAGCTGAGGCAGGAAGTCGATCTTTGGAGGAAACACCCACTTGGGCAGTTGCTGTTGTTTGTTTTGTGCTGGTTTCCATTTCAATCTTCATTGAATATATCATTCACTCGATTGGGAAG TGGCTAACAAAGAGACAAAAACGAGCTCTATATGAAGCTCTTGAAAAGATTAAATCAG AGCTTATGCTGCTAGGATTCATATCATTGCTCCTAACAGTAGGACAAGGGCCTATTACAAAAATATGTATACCAAAATCCATAGGTGATACTTGGCATCCATGTAATAAAAAGCAAGAGAGTAAATTAAACAACCAAAGAAAGCTTCTTTCAAACTCATCATCAGGTTCTAATGGCAGCGACCGAAGGGTTTTAGCTGCTGATGGGGATAACAAATGCGCTTCAAAG GGGAAAGTCCCATTTGTTTCAGCAGAAGGAATCCATCAACTTCATAGATTCATCTTCGTACTAGCACTTTATCATGTGATTTATTGCATTATTACACTGGCTTTAGGCAGAGCCAAG ATGAGAAAATGGAAGAAATGGGAAAAGGAAACAAGAACAGCTGACTACCAGTTCTCACATG ACCCAGAGAGGTTCAGATTCACAAGAGACACTTCATTTGGGAGAAGGCATCTAAATTCTTGGAGTCATTCATCAATTCTTTTATGGGTA GTCTGTTTCTTCAGACAGTTCTTTAGATCAGTTCTTAAGGTTGATTACTTAACCCTGAGACATGGGTTTATCATT GCTCATTTGGCACCCCATAGTCAAATTAAGTTTGATTTCCACAATTACATCAAAAGATCACTTGAAGAAGATTTCAAAGATGTGGTTGGAATCAG CCCAATTATGTGGTTATTTGCGGTCGTTTTCCTATTGTTTAATACTCATG GCTGGTATTCTTATCTATGGCTGCCATTCGTCCCTCTAATT GTTATCTTATTGGTAGGGACAAAACTACAGGTTATTATAACCAAGATGGGTCTAAGGATTCAGGAGAGAGGAGAGGTGGTTAAGGGTACCCCTCTGGTGGAGCCAGGTGATGACCTTTTCTGGTTCAACAGGCCTCGTCTCCTTCTTTACCTCATACACTTTGTCCTGTTTCAG AATGCCTTTCAGCTTGCTTTCTTTGCATGGTCCTGG TATGAATTTGGCTTGAAGTCTTGCTTGCATGAGCACCCAGAAGATATAGTCATCAGGATAACAATGGG GTTAATAATTCAGATACTATGCAGCTATGTGACCCTTCCTCTGTATGCCCTGGTGACACAG ATGGGTTCAACGATGAGGCCAACAATATTCAATGAGAGAGTGGCCAAGGCCTTGAGAAGCTGGCACCAGGCAGCCAGGAAGCACATAAAACAGAGTCGACATTCTGGTTCTGTAACATCAACTGTACCAGGCAGCAGTGCTCCGTCTCGTAGTATGTCCCCAGCTCATCTTCTACGAAACTACAGATGCGATCCTGATAGTGTTCAAACGTTCCCGAGGATGTCTAATCTGTTCGATACTGAAGCTTGTGAAATGGACAGCCCACAAGATCGAAATCATCATTGTCCAGAACTAAGCTCCACTTATATTCCTCCTGTTCGAAATGCTAATCGCTCTCAACTCCGAATCGAGATAGAAACAAGTGATTTTTCATTTGATGAAAGTGGAAGGAAATGA
- the LOC110656435 gene encoding uncharacterized protein LOC110656435 isoform X2: MPLEGVHFTSLRNPAPMSNAYISSSNSVEVSHYQPDVSGPSHDPFQHSSTDGSFCTVPENHAHHASSSNYDRQTFNGVEGGLVDLTMGNGRGPHKRKSPVVPSACEGGSTSRYYGAGSSSDTPLSCELRQEKPNLDTQYMAWECINMTPGHRGNLSIRPEDSMRNVRSRPALDLETNLARTHLSSNSSHNSYPAGHPFDHSSSLDFSGQSSSAMTHDWSHTGVSVASGRMLVADVNGYSHETNHFLVGSSITNASADVRGYHHDFISSRNPVAPQSFHSASAHSVRGIRSSYSQRPSPTFRASTSSLRLGHLAPSDDGMPLVAENLSSRQPRLLSTVAWRNSDRNGRSRNSYERYHEPSLHDRFSSEGFMVVDRSAFYGSRNMFDQHRDMRLDIDNMSYEELLALGERIGSVSTGLAEGLISKCLTETVYCSSGQSQDEGTCVICLEEYKDMDDVGSLKICGHDYHVSCIKKWLSMKNLCPICKASAVADNMKE, translated from the exons ATGCCTCTTGAAGGAGTGCATTTTACTTCTCTACGGAACCCTGCACCAATGTCAAATGCATATATTTCCTCAAGTAACAGTGTTGAAGTATCACATTATCAACCAGATGTTTCGGGCCCTTCTCATGATCCTTTTCAGCATTCATCAACAGATGGATCCTTTTGCACAGTTCCAGAAAATCATGCACACCATGCTTCTTCTTCCAATTATGACAGACAGACATTTAATGGTGTTGAGGGTGGCCTTGTTGATCTTACAATGGGAAATGGAAGAGGGCCCCACAAGCGAAAAAGCCCTGTAGTCCCTTCTGCATGTGAAGGGGGCAGTACAAGCAGATATTATGGTGCTGGAAGTTCATCAGATACCCCTCTGTCTTGTGAGTTGCGGCAGGAGAAACCAAATTTAGATACTCAATATATGGCCTGGGAATGCATTAATATGACTCCTGGCCATCGAGGCAATCTCTCAATTAGGCCCGAGGATTCTATGAGGAATGTGAGAAGCAGGCCTGCACTTGATCTGGAAACCAACCTGGCTAGGACCCATTTATCTAGCAACTCTTCCCACAATTCCTATCCTGCAGGCCACCCATTTGACCATTCTAGCTCACTGGATTTCTCAGGTCAAAGTTCTAGTGCTATGACACATGACTGGAGCCATACTGGAGTTTCTGTTGCTTCTGGAAGGATGCTAGTTGCAG ATGTTAACGGTTATAGTCATGAGACAAACCATTTCCTTGTTGGAAGCAGCATAACTAATGCTTCAGCAGATGTTAGGGGATATCATCATGATTTCATTTCAAGTAGAAACCCTGTTGCTCCTCAGAGTTTCCATAGTGCCTCAGCACATTCTGTAAGAGGCATTCGCAGCAGCTATTCTCAGAGACCTAGCCCAACTTTCAGGGCTTCCACCAGCAGTTTGCGCTTGGGGCATTTGGCACCTTCTGATGATGGAATGCCATTGGTTGCCGAAAATTTATCTTCCAGACAACCAAGGCTATTATCCACTGTAGCTTGGCGTAATAGTGATAGGAATGGGAGATCAAGGAATTCTTATGAGAGATACCATGAGCCAAGTCTTCATGATCGATTTTCATCTGAG GGTTTTATGGTTGTGGACCGCTCAGCCTTTTATGGATCCAGAAATATGTTTGATCAGCATAGGGATATGAGGCTAGACATAGACAACATGAGCTATGAG GAACTACTTGCACTGGGTGAAAGGATTGGGAGTGTCAGCACAGGGTTGGCTGAAGGTCTGATATCCAAGTGTTTGACAGAAACAGTATATTGTTCTTCAGGCCAAAGCCAGGATGAAGGAACTTGTGTGATTTGCCTG GAAGAGTACAAAGACATGGATGATGTTGGTTCGTTGAAAATTTGTGGGCATGATTACCATGTGAGCTGCATCAAGAAATGGCTATCAATGAAAAACTTGTGTCCAATCTGCAAAGCTTCTGCTGTGGCTGATAACATGAAGGAATAA
- the LOC110656435 gene encoding probable E3 ubiquitin-protein ligase ZFP1 isoform X1 gives MGHRHLFSTSQIFENEQDQNWNHMHIEQPYTNLARASPAENGAFFYPAENMPLEGVHFTSLRNPAPMSNAYISSSNSVEVSHYQPDVSGPSHDPFQHSSTDGSFCTVPENHAHHASSSNYDRQTFNGVEGGLVDLTMGNGRGPHKRKSPVVPSACEGGSTSRYYGAGSSSDTPLSCELRQEKPNLDTQYMAWECINMTPGHRGNLSIRPEDSMRNVRSRPALDLETNLARTHLSSNSSHNSYPAGHPFDHSSSLDFSGQSSSAMTHDWSHTGVSVASGRMLVADVNGYSHETNHFLVGSSITNASADVRGYHHDFISSRNPVAPQSFHSASAHSVRGIRSSYSQRPSPTFRASTSSLRLGHLAPSDDGMPLVAENLSSRQPRLLSTVAWRNSDRNGRSRNSYERYHEPSLHDRFSSEGFMVVDRSAFYGSRNMFDQHRDMRLDIDNMSYEELLALGERIGSVSTGLAEGLISKCLTETVYCSSGQSQDEGTCVICLEEYKDMDDVGSLKICGHDYHVSCIKKWLSMKNLCPICKASAVADNMKE, from the exons ATGGGTCATAGACATTTATTCAGCACATCCCAAATTTTCGAGAATGAACAGGATCAGAATTGGAATCATATGCATATAGAGCAACCTTATACAAATTTGG CCAGGGCCAGTCCTGCAGAGAATGGTGCTTTCTTTTATCCTGCAGAAAATATGCCTCTTGAAGGAGTGCATTTTACTTCTCTACGGAACCCTGCACCAATGTCAAATGCATATATTTCCTCAAGTAACAGTGTTGAAGTATCACATTATCAACCAGATGTTTCGGGCCCTTCTCATGATCCTTTTCAGCATTCATCAACAGATGGATCCTTTTGCACAGTTCCAGAAAATCATGCACACCATGCTTCTTCTTCCAATTATGACAGACAGACATTTAATGGTGTTGAGGGTGGCCTTGTTGATCTTACAATGGGAAATGGAAGAGGGCCCCACAAGCGAAAAAGCCCTGTAGTCCCTTCTGCATGTGAAGGGGGCAGTACAAGCAGATATTATGGTGCTGGAAGTTCATCAGATACCCCTCTGTCTTGTGAGTTGCGGCAGGAGAAACCAAATTTAGATACTCAATATATGGCCTGGGAATGCATTAATATGACTCCTGGCCATCGAGGCAATCTCTCAATTAGGCCCGAGGATTCTATGAGGAATGTGAGAAGCAGGCCTGCACTTGATCTGGAAACCAACCTGGCTAGGACCCATTTATCTAGCAACTCTTCCCACAATTCCTATCCTGCAGGCCACCCATTTGACCATTCTAGCTCACTGGATTTCTCAGGTCAAAGTTCTAGTGCTATGACACATGACTGGAGCCATACTGGAGTTTCTGTTGCTTCTGGAAGGATGCTAGTTGCAG ATGTTAACGGTTATAGTCATGAGACAAACCATTTCCTTGTTGGAAGCAGCATAACTAATGCTTCAGCAGATGTTAGGGGATATCATCATGATTTCATTTCAAGTAGAAACCCTGTTGCTCCTCAGAGTTTCCATAGTGCCTCAGCACATTCTGTAAGAGGCATTCGCAGCAGCTATTCTCAGAGACCTAGCCCAACTTTCAGGGCTTCCACCAGCAGTTTGCGCTTGGGGCATTTGGCACCTTCTGATGATGGAATGCCATTGGTTGCCGAAAATTTATCTTCCAGACAACCAAGGCTATTATCCACTGTAGCTTGGCGTAATAGTGATAGGAATGGGAGATCAAGGAATTCTTATGAGAGATACCATGAGCCAAGTCTTCATGATCGATTTTCATCTGAG GGTTTTATGGTTGTGGACCGCTCAGCCTTTTATGGATCCAGAAATATGTTTGATCAGCATAGGGATATGAGGCTAGACATAGACAACATGAGCTATGAG GAACTACTTGCACTGGGTGAAAGGATTGGGAGTGTCAGCACAGGGTTGGCTGAAGGTCTGATATCCAAGTGTTTGACAGAAACAGTATATTGTTCTTCAGGCCAAAGCCAGGATGAAGGAACTTGTGTGATTTGCCTG GAAGAGTACAAAGACATGGATGATGTTGGTTCGTTGAAAATTTGTGGGCATGATTACCATGTGAGCTGCATCAAGAAATGGCTATCAATGAAAAACTTGTGTCCAATCTGCAAAGCTTCTGCTGTGGCTGATAACATGAAGGAATAA